Within the Carassius gibelio isolate Cgi1373 ecotype wild population from Czech Republic chromosome B15, carGib1.2-hapl.c, whole genome shotgun sequence genome, the region ACACATTTGCAATATGTGATGGTTTGTTATTGACGTTTCCAAAATTACCTGGTAACAGCATGATTCTCTGAAGTATTGAAACTGTGCCTGAAACTGTGCATTAATTCATGCTGTGATACATGCTGGTTTGGTACTATgctacccagcatgcattgcaacaGTACACTTTTTATTGTCAACATTTTTGAGGTTCATGTGATGATTTATGATGACTATGTGTTATTGGATTTAACTGATTGTTttctaatggaaacactaatcaccattatggtgactCCAAATAAAACAACCGTTAGATTTAAACCCCTGTTACTACTCAATAAGAACTTCTGTAGACCtcaaacagaaataaagtcagtctggttagtaatatcTGAAGCTggaaatgctgtttgtggagttgtttaatcctcctctgcttGGATATTCAGAGATTTCATGTTTTttatattcagttgatttcatctaatgCTGTGGCTGCAGTCAATTGTTGTGTTTAGGTTCATCTCTTTTTTCTGTCctcttctttccttcagtgattttgcttcttaacaattttttttgttaatctccatccttcttcatcggaagttcctgaggtttgcttttgggggcaaaagcctaccaatacaGATCTTCCTGTTGCCTTGAACTCTCTCCCACACTTTCACaactcaaccacattgacgattggttgatattagctcaatcagagcagataaGGTTcggcatcgaggtgtcgttctcgctcacatgaaagggctggggttaagacttaaccaAGTGTGCATTCTCCAGTACATATAACCACTTatctgtacatgagacccctacagtggttgGAGAACCCCACTTCGCATGCCAGGGGTCACACGGCGGTGCCTACTTGCCTTGGACATGTGGAGaaagccttggttcttgtcccagggcACGGTGCGGGGAGCTCCTTGTCGCAGCATAtcgtctcgcccatccattggactgattacacacatgattcagagacgtcacgctggaggtgttccccaaagtgttctctgacgcagcgtctcattccttcgaggaaccagggttacatacgtaaccttagctGTTTATTTAATTCTCGTTTAATGCCAATTTTAGTATAGCAAATAATGGCACTTCCagctttagtttagtttaatccTCTTCACAGTAAAGAAACAAGATTTGTTTAGTTTAGAATTATATTTATGCCATTATGCCAGTTTACACTCTTCCATTAAACCATACAAGCagctttgtttattttagtttcatgCTTTCTACAGTGAAACGGCCCAATTATTTTAGTTGATTTTCTTTGTTTACAGCACAGCAGGACAATCgtgtttctttctttcattcttttctgTTTGTCACTCTCTCTTTAGTTGTTTAGTAGTCGGTGACAAGAGCATATTCGGAGGGATTTGTTGATATGAAGCGATCAAGCAGGTGATATCACTTTTCTCCCTTTCTCTTCGTGTAGGCGTGTAGTTCCTGTTTCTCGAGTCTATGTTTTAATGCTGAGACATGAAGCCAGTCTGCTCTCTGTAAGTGTTTCTGGCGTTCACACATCCACCAGCATGAGTTTACAGCTGCGCTGCTTATACAATCACAGGTACAgatacagctctctctctctctctctctctctgtactaTAAGAAATGTATTATCAGGCCTGAGATTATTCATGTCAGTGAATACATTTATAGATATAATTATATCTCTAAACATTGTTAGAATTTCAGTCAGTCGTGTTTAAAGGTTTGGGTTCTTATCTTATCTTCTTATTTGCTGTTGTAATGAAATAATCATTagtattttttaaacatgtttgcaGCTTCTAGTTGcatagaaaaataatatttctaacatctttgtggtaatattttttaTGGGCCAAAAGCAATTATTCCTTTGATAACTATAAAACGgttgtaatgttatgttatatttttgttcaaccccTTGAATTACAGCAAGTACAAGGTTTTGATTAAGTCCTGATGctgcagttatttttatttaaagattataatattttttatgtatttacaataaacatttttttttttgtgaatgcaaATTCACATGATTGTGAGTGTTCAACTGTTGCTCTTGCTTGTGTGTATTTTTAGCTTGGTCTCGGTTGTGATCTTGCTGCTGTTAACAGCTACATCTGGTAAGAAGGACATTTTGCAGAATTTCAAATTTTCAGTTAGTTAGTGTTTAATGGTAACTTGTCTGATTCAGAAAACCAGCCACCTTTGTAAACAGCTATTAGTGATTTGAATAGGActagtgattatatatatatatatatatatatatatatatatatatatatatatatatatatatatatatatatatatatatatttgtttgtggctttagttttgtcttcagcGAGTGAAATCCTGCTTAATTGGGTTGAGGTCAGGAGGTTGACAAGGCCGTTGTACAATACAACACTTTTTTTACCTTCAAAAACTCCTTGGTTGCCTTTGCTGTATGTTTTGGGTCGTTGTCCATTTGTACTATGGAGCACCGCTCAATCAGCTTTGCTGCATTTGACTGAATCTGGGAAGATAGAATGTCACTGTACACTTCAGAATTTATCCGgctgcttctgtcttctgtcACGTCATCAATAAACACCAGTAACCCAGTGCCATTGGAAGCCATGCATGCTCATGCCATCACACTGCTCCATGTTTCACAGATGATGCTGTATGCTTTGGATCATGAGCAGTTCAAAGCCTTCTTCGTACCTTTTTCTTCCCGTCAATCTGGTacagaataattaaataatttctgcTAACCAAATAATGCTTATACTGTacttatattacacacacacacccctcacacacaaacacacacacacacatatatatatatatatatatatatatatatatatatatatatatatatatatactgtatatatatatatatatatatatatatatatatatatatatattaggggtgtaacggttcacaaaattcaaggttcggttcgatacgatacactgatgtcggTTTGGTacagttcggtacgttttagatacagcaaaaagaaaaaacatctcaacttttcagaatgccgcaagcgcaccgcgggtcatgtgacaagaactaaccaatcagcttcatcctttcctgtaacaacgttgaaagctcagccaagatgaaggaacagctgatcatagttgtatatggattgcaattttgaaaaaaatttagtagcagagctagcctactgcaagcgatttttagagctgcaaatccatttatcctttgctgaaatttccgcgtcttcatgaagagagcacgtcattgttgcttagcaaatgCAGACGCCTCTGGGGCGCTTCTGCcagagcgctttggaaaggaggagaaagacgcgcctagcgttttccacgcgtttttaggcgcgatatgtgaacgaccCCTAAGGCGCTCACTCACTCAGCACgagctgaaggctcgttgcaaaatctctaatgcatttaacagaccagaaatagaagatcctccaataaccaacaggtctggtgtttgggtgcactttggattccgtgtaagctataatggtgatgatagaatgaatggtaaatagtaaggtctcatatccgcggctataatttaaatgtaatgtaaatgaagcctaccaatcgccgcggtgatgtcttttgccctgtttgagtcagttggaaatgtctgtctaaatgctgtggggatagtttgttgcgtgtatgtttcctctctttttcgtcttttcccagatactgacacactaaggtgatgccggcgtaaatgagttgacatgtttcaagtattcccgctggtgttttttttaaacatataagttggtgttttttttcttcttcgggagtgtcaggggcgttgcctgttacgtcgtttgggttattgggctaccttgttgaacgcatatcattatatttcacttttttttttttttcaaatataattaattagtccaacgaaccgttcggtacataatgcgtaccgcgtaccgaaccgaaagccttgtaccgaacggttcaatatgaatacgcgtatcgttacacccctaatatatatatatatatatatatatatatatatatatagatatatatatatatatatctatatatatatatatatctatatatatatctatatatatatatatatatatatatatatatatatatatctatatatatatagatatatatatatatatctatatatatatatatatatatatatatattagggatgaaacggttcacaaaattcacggttcggttcgatacgatacactgatgtcacggttcggttcggtacggtccggtacgttttagatacagcaaaaagaaaaaacatctcaacttttcagaatgtcgCAAGTGCACCgcgggtatatatatatatatatatatatatatatatatatatatatatatatataatctacacATCATACACCATATTGACAAAGCAAAAACCGAATTGTCACAACTtcgtaaatttataaaaaatttatggCAATTATCTGCCGTTCTTCTCTTTAgctctcaagctctgtcaggttggatgggggcAGTCAGATATTTTCTGGTTTCTCCAGAAAATGGGTTTAAGCTCAGGCTGTGTCTGGGCCACTCAAGGACActcacagagttgtctataagccactCTAGCTGTGTTTAGGGTCATTGTGATGTTGGAAGATGAACCTACTGCCCAGTCTGAGCTTCTGAATGATCTGGACTGGGTTTTCATTAAGACACTCTCAATATTTTGGTGCATTCACCGTTTCTTCTACTTTGAAGAGTCTGAAAAACATCCCCAAAGTATGAGGCTGCcaccagcacactttacttttgggatggtactctgcaaagctggtttccttcaaacatgatgcttAGAATTGAAGTTTATCAGAGAGAATATTTTTTCTTtaggtgtttctttttttttcttttcttttttctctttttttttgtctttactgAGGAGAGGAGTCACACTGCCATAAAGACCAGATCGGTGTATTATAATACTATTCTATATATACTAACTTTTGCAGATATTGAATAAAAGGTCTTATAGTTTTTAACTGTTTTGTTTGGAAATGATAAATCTTCTTTCTGTATGATTAGCAGCATAATGCTATTATTCACACCAGAGTTAAAAAAGAATAACACTATTTAGTTTTTGCTTACAATTTCTACAGTCCCATGTTACTATTTACACGTTAGTATATCTGCCATATTAAAATCAGCTATAATAATAAGAGTTTTtctgttgttgtgtgtttgtgtaggtgaCAGTGATGCAGTGCAGAACATCACGGCTGTTTTGGGACACAGCGTTACATTCAGATGTCCTTTGAACCAAAGCACTCCTGTAGAACCCTTGTACATACTGAGAGTTAAAAATGATAAAGTAGAAGACTTCATTAATGGGTTTTATAGAGGCCGACGCATTGATGTGTTGCCTGAGTACAAGGACAGAACCAAAGTGAATCAAATGGATTTCAGCGTGGAGATGAGAAAAATCTCTGTCTCTGATGAAGGATTGTATAAATGTGTTGTTTTCATCAAAAACAAACCTGAAGTCTCAAATATTCTACTCAAAGTCACAGGTATGACAACAGGGTTATTCAGTTTATGAGAGTGAATTAGAATAAAATCAATCGGACAGTAATTGAATTAGAATTTGAATCAGAATTACAGAAAGACGAATTTAATAAAGTGCCATTAAAATTTTTTTACCTGATAACAGAAATTTCTAAAtgacaatacaaaaataattacaaattaatgcTGGCTAAGATAATATTAACATaggacaattattttattttattttattaagaaaattTGAGCATTATGGCAAATTAGTACATAGgcctattatttatataattactcAATATGTTATGCATGTGaatatatgtttatatgcaattcaaatttATATGCACTGTTAAAAATTATACTTTTCTTTAAGTTCTTGAATTTTGATGCATCCCTAGGTACAGAAATTCAAATGCAATTCAGATTTTGAGCCATTCTCATTTCAGTTCTGAATGATGCATAACGTTTATAAACTATTaaagtgtgttcatgtgtgtgtgtgtgtgtgtgtgtgtctgtgtgtgtgtgtgtattgaagccattctgtgaaaatataattagaattttattttaaatgtcatttattccactGCTCTTTCCTTTTTTCCAGCCAAGTACAGCATTCCCACAATCATGACCGACTGCCGTGagcttgaacttgaacttgaacgtGACGGTGCCAGCGCAGGAATGAGCTGTCAGTTGAACTGCTCGGCAGCGGGCGGATACCCACAAAGCTTTGTCACATGGGCCGGGCTTAATCCAAGCCTGACGAGCATAGTTTACAACGGTAGTTCAGCAGATAACGAGTCCAAAACTTGGACCATCAACCAAACCATTGTGTATGACTGTTACCAGCCCACTAATATCAGCTGTGCTGTAGGGGGCGCTGTTTCAGACACCATCACCATATGTGAATACATAACTGAATCTCAGTTTTGCATACAATGACGATTTATACAGGCCACATCtccaaaaagcataaaaaagtagTCTGTATTCCAGTGATTCTCAACCTGTCATCCAGGTCCCTTACTGCCCCTCATTTCATCTAATTGTTTATCTAAGTtgattgttattttgtttttataatgaaGACTATTAGCATATATATTTCTTCATGATTTTGTGAGAATATGGTTTGCTTTCAAATACTTCAACGAACGTACTTCAAACATATGTCCCTCATTGccaaaatagaccaattttagTATACTGTCCTGACTTTTATCTTTGTTATAGTCCATTAAATATCAAATCTTGCTTTTTCTGCATGCCAGTGTATGCCTTATGATGTTATGTTCCCTGTCTTGCATTTTAAACAtgcaataaaaatgcaaaatgtgccaattttaaataatttaaaataattcacattGAAAAATGGAAACACCTCAACTAATTTCTTTGAGCAGCATAAAATTCAGATATTTaatagctataataataataataataaatggttcTTCAGCAGgaatcagcatgatttctgaaggatcgtgtgacactgaaagcTGGAGTAGctaatgaaatatattaaataatttcaaatagaAACTGGTTCTTTCAAATAGcgaatttactatttttattgtattttttttaacaaattaatgcAACCTTATTAAACGagattttaaatctatttaaaatatcttactgTATCCCTTTTGTATAGATGTTTATCTATAGATGTTAACAGTCTACATTAATCCATATATAATTTAAGAACAAAGCGTAGACATGATGTTAATTTCATTTACATCATGTCTATGCTTTGTTACAAATGAGAGTGGTGTATGAAAATTTCCgatgttattataattttcttatttgtcatatttatacagtaaaatccaCATTATAAAATGTTACTGTCTTTTGTTACTCATATACTCaagtattattaatttattctctttattattaataattctatTTATAATCATATTCCATTAACGTAGTATTTTCCTCTTGATTAGACAAATAAAGTTACACCTTGTTATGATTAAAGATGTTTGGACAGGATGTTGGAAACTTactttttgctaaatattttatatgcagtgaTGTTTTGCTCAGTGCGTCTTTACATTTCCTGTGGTAGATGTTCTTTTCCAAAAACTGGtatttataatacaatatttgaAGATTGCTTATCTGATGTAAAACCATAACCCATGTCTCTATTTTTATCTGATTTCCTCCTACTGCATTTCACAGGTCAGGTCAACGTGCTCTCCTGTACTAAATTCAGCTTAGTCAGGGTAAATATTCAACAAAACATagatatatatgaagagtttggttctttaaaaaaaaaaaaaatttctgccaaaatcagtattgtatctggtcGGTATTGAAAAGTCGATAATAGCAGAGTTCTAAGGCcatgttttcttcctttttttccaaACCACGACAAAAGCCTTTTTGCAGAATGCAATATATCCACTCAACCAATCAAAGAGCTCCATTCCACGCACTGTGaacagtaacaaccaatcacagtgctcAGAATGGGATGCAGTCTTGGATGAAAGTCTTGAAGGTTTGGAGGTTTCGGTAGTGTAGGAGTCACGATCATCTTCTTCCGGGTTTGAAGAGTGAGGAATTCCAAAGGTGTTCTGACTCGATGGTGATTGGGAGTTTCTTCCCAGTGGAAAGTGAAAAAGAGCTAAGAGAGACATCTGCTAAGATCCTAGGATCTTTGGTGAACGGAAAGTCAAGGCACGAGGCCTGGCACATGCTTAGGGGTCCAAGAGAGTTCaatatgaaggtatttttgattcaaattaactgagcacctgtggcagtgcgatttgtagttgtagagaaaagccacacatgtgtatcagtaaatttgaagccacagagataaatgttttaagagttgcaaacctgtagcctttttttctctcccacaaacacaacacaacagttacaccttctcaaattcttcattgcaggtgcacaaatcctattctacaaatcacacatttagaaactcgtacgctcacatttttgaaacaattgctgcagtgaatgtggtgcaaaacgcatttacacacccgcatcaagaaatgtgaagtcgtggagaaatgttgaacatccgcaaatcagtatgtgaattcatcaaatgagagttgcacacttgtagaatattttctcagaatgtcttgtatatttttctaccacaaacacaaagtacataactacagcttcttgaatctgctgcgatgaagctcaaacactgttttttcgctttcaagcaacaagtttcgcgctctcccttttgcaccgagatatttggttcaaaagtgatttgtgcatctgtagaggtagtgggcgggactgtttagagattacagaatttcagccaatcagaagagcttactgagccggtagatatacgccccaagcagttttacgcccctgttgttcctcatgcgtccagtagggggaggcagtatattagtatatgagcccagtcatttataagaacagcagaccatatctatatgtatgatagcagcagaccttcttgaagcgatacggatgaggtatgttaaataatctgctaaagtacttgttgttgattgtattgtgtaatgatgcaacatttattatttataaaagattgatcaattaaataagaaagaatagcgatatcaattcaaaagatggatcagtttatttcgagaggcaaaagtacttgattgagtcagatgttctgtctgactcaaacttaactaaccacagtctatcatcaatggacaaaaaaaaaaaaaaaaaaaaacaatcaaagtgaCTTGACACTTTTTCCAAGTGTTCCATCAATATTGTTCATTGAAGATCAGGAGCGAATTGATGTTATCTACACTCAGATGACTTCAATTTTGGATGGCACACCTACACACACCCACAGTGACCAGATCAGATTCATTATGGATGTCCCTTTTCCAGAGGTATGGTCTTGTGTGTTAGTTGTGCTCTGcatggtgtcatattcacattgtttttaatgtcaaatagtttatccataatgttagataatttctataaaataatagttttgtgctta harbors:
- the LOC127972488 gene encoding PWWP domain-containing DNA repair factor 3A-like; this encodes MIAADLLEAIRMSVPSILFIEDQERIDVIYTQMTSILDGTPTHTHSDQIRFIMDVPFPESIICALAVVKDVSIFEAEEKFLRGPVIDASEWDHFDSRIKKQLKKSGKPLESHLQESCC
- the LOC127973013 gene encoding T-lymphocyte activation antigen CD80-like, whose protein sequence is MLEDEPTAQSELLNDLDWVFIKTLSIFWCIHRFFYFEESEKHPQSDSDAVQNITAVLGHSVTFRCPLNQSTPVEPLYILRVKNDKVEDFINGFYRGRRIDVLPEYKDRTKVNQMDFSVEMRKISVSDEGLYKCVVFIKNKPEVSNILLKVTAKYSIPTIMTDCRELELELERDGASAGMSCQLNCSAAGGYPQSFVTWAGLNPSLTSIVYNGSSADNESKTWTINQTIVYDCYQPTNISCAVGGAVSDTITICEYITESQFCIQ